In the genome of Vanacampus margaritifer isolate UIUO_Vmar chromosome 1, RoL_Vmar_1.0, whole genome shotgun sequence, one region contains:
- the harbi1 gene encoding putative nuclease HARBI1 translates to MAISIAVLDCDLLLHGRGHKTLDRFDVGSVSDTFLLTQFGFPREFILYLVELLRESLCRRTQRSRAISPEVQVLAALGFYTSGSFQTSMGDTIGISQASMSRCVSNVTKALVEKVPQFITLNREAMIREENFQEFHRVAGLTGVLGVLDCVQVAIKAPNSEDSSYVNTKGFHSIGCQLVCDARGLLLSAETHWPGRLKGVDVLERSALYKELQKTEEGYLLGDSRYPVRKWLMTPVECPESPAEFGYNLAHSATHEIVDTTFRAIQTRFRCLDGTKGYLQYSPERSASIVLACCVLHNASLQSGLDAWTLERTDPPEQPETLEHRPEHRDVQAEELRKQLILKHFS, encoded by the exons ATGGCGATCTCAATAGCCGTTTTGGACTGTGATCTACTGTTGCATGGCCGTGGTCACAAGACCCTGGACCGCTTTGACGTAGGCTCTGTATCAGACACCTTCCTCCTCACACAGTTTGGCTTCCCCAGAGAGTTCATCCTCTACTTGGTAGAGTTACTCAGAGAG TCCCTCTGTAGACGCACACAGAGATCTAGAGCCATCAGTCCTGAGGTCCAGGTACTGGCCGCGTTGGGCTTCTACACATCAGGCTCTTTCCAGACATCAATGGGAGATACTATTGGAATCAGCCAAGCATCCATGTCCAGATGTGTTTCCAATGTGACCAAAGCTCTGGTTGAGAAAGTGCCTCAATTCATTACATTGAACAG AGAGGCCATGATCCGAGAGGAGAACTTCCAAGAGTTCCATAGGGTAGCGGGATTGACGGGCGTTCTTGGAGTGCTGGACTGTGTTCAGGTTGCCATCAAGGCTCCGAACAGTGAAGACTCATCATATGTGAACACAAAGGGATTTCACTCCATCGGCTGTCAGCTTGTTTGTGATGCCCGAGGCTTGTTACTCAGCGCAGAAACTCACTGGCCCGGTAGGCTCAAAGGTGTAGATGTTCTGGAAAGATCTGCCCTTTATAAAGAACTGCAGAAAACTGAGGAGGGCTATTTGCTGG GTGACAGCCGTTATCCTGTAAGGAAGTGGTTGATGACCCCGGTGGAGTGCCCTGAATCCCCTGCAGAGTTCGGATACAATCTTGCTCACTCGGCTACGCATGAAATTGTGGATACAACATTTCGCGCCATCCAGACTAGATTCAGATGTTTAGATGGCACCAAAGGATACTTGCAG TACTCACCAGAAAGGAGTGCATCCATCGTGTTAGCTTGTTGTGTTCTCCACAACGCCTCCCTGCAGTCCGGATTAGATGCCTGGACTCTGGAAAGGACGGACCCACCAGAGCAACCTGAAACTCTGGAGCATAGACCTGAGCACCGTGATGTTCAGGCTGAGGAGTTGCGCAAACAGCTCATCCTCAAACACTTCAGCTAA
- the atg13 gene encoding autophagy-related protein 13 isoform X1: MDSDLNPQDKKDLDKFVKFFALKTVQVIVQARLGEKICTRSSSSPTGSDWFNVAIKDIPEVTHEAKKILAGQLPGVGHSMCVEISLKTSEGDSMELETWCLEMNEKCDKDIKVSYTVYDRLSVLLKSLLAITRVTPAYKLSRKQGHDYVILYRVYFGDVQMRGLGEGFQTVRIGVVGTPIGTITLSCAYRTNLALMSSRQFERSAPIMGIIVDHFVDPPCGSQRPVNMGQPCNYRAPDDDDEEAFAGVQDSQEVCTTSFSTSPPSQCICTLSPSPSKLCKGLPLDNPQFPLVPGFVTHTLYASRLSYQPPLLAGTTELCHTAANPNQTLHAGKDDGVVLHPAQPYHGADAHLTVEHMANTPGNSGDDNILSHSVEGRRSASPCDPVESLNAFTRKVGAFVNKPHTRRSATMDLPFAAFAPRGLDSEDNDPMVHPPDSPSQMSPLQASLHSQDSEGSGQQDDFVMVDFRPAFSKDDLLPMDLGTFYREFQNPPQLASLSLHISSQSMADDLVDSLPEKLAIYERNIDEFDAFVDMLQ, translated from the exons ATGGACAGTGACCTGAATCCCCAGGATAAAAAAGACTTGGATAAGTTTGTTAAGTTCTTTGCCTTAAAG ACTGTTCAGGTGATAGTCCAGGCTCGCCTTGGTGAGAAGATATGTACTCGCTCGTCTTCATCCCCAACTGGCTCTGATTGG tttAATGTAGCAATCAAAGACATCCCAGAAGTGACCCATGAAGCCAAGAAAATTTTGGCTGGACAACTTCCAGGCGTCGGACACTCAATGTGCGTGGAGATCTCCCTCAAGACTTCAGAG GGGGACTCAATGGAGTTAGAGACTTGGTGCCTGGAGATGAATGAAAA GTGTGATAAGGACATAAAAGTGTCGTATACTGTGTACGACCGCCTGTCTGTCCTTCTGAAATCTCTGCTGGCCATCACTAGAGTAACGCCTGCCTACAAATTGTCCAGAAAACAGGGACATGACTATGTGATATTATACAG ggTCTATTTTGGAGACGTTCAGATGAGGGGATTAGGAGAAG gtttccaGACGGTGCGTATTGGTGTTGTGGGTACACCTATTGGCACTATCACACTTTCTTGTGCCTATCGCACCAACCTGGCTTTAATGTCCAGCAG ACAGTTTGAGCGGTCTGCACCCATCATGGGGATCATTGTGGACCACTTTGTGGATCCTCCCTGTGGCAGCCAGCGACCTGTAAACATGGGTCAGCCCTGCAACTACAG AGCAccggatgatgatgatgaagaagcaTTTGCAGGGGTTCAGGATTCACAGGAGGTTTGCACTACTTCCTTCTCCACTTCCCCGCCCTCTCAG TGCATCTGTACGCTGAGTCCTTCTCCTTCTAAGCTGTGTAAGGGCCTTCCTCTGGACAATCCACAGTTTCCGCTGGTTCCCGGTTTTGTCACTCACACT CTGTATGCATCTAGGCTATCGTACCAACCTCCTCTTCTAGCAGGAACTACTGAGCTTTGCCACACTGCTGCCAATCCAAACCAG ACACTGCATGCTGGGAAGGACGACGGGGTTGTGTTGCATCCAGCGCAGCCCTATCACGGTGCTGATGCACATCTGACAGTGGAGCACATGGCCAACACGCCTGGTAACAG TGGAGACGACAACATTTTGTCTCACAGCGTGGAGGGCAGGAGGAGTGCTTCTCCCTGCGACCCAGTCGAGTCTCTTAATGCATTCACCAGGAAAGTTGGAGCCTTTGTCAACAAACCCCATACACGA CGATCAGCCACAATGGACCTGCCATTTGCTGCGTTTGCTCCCAGAGGCCTCGATTCTGAGGACAATGATCCGATG gtCCATCCTCCAGATTCTCCTTCCCAAATGTCCCCTCTGCAGGCCAGCCTCCACTCCCAGGACTCAGAGGGCTCGGGGCAGCAGGATGACTTTGTCATGGTCGACTTT CGGCCAGCTTTCTCCAAAGATGACTTGTTGCCGATGGATTTAGGAACGTTCTACAGGGAGTTTCAGAACCCTCCGCAACTGGCCAGCCTCTCGCTTCACATCAGTTCACAGTCCATGGCTGATGATCTCGTA GACTCACTGCCAGAGAAACTGGCCATCTACGAGAGAAACATTGACGAGTTTGACGCCTTTGTGGATATGCTCCAATAG
- the atg13 gene encoding autophagy-related protein 13 isoform X2: MDSDLNPQDKKDLDKFVKFFALKTVQVIVQARLGEKICTRSSSSPTGSDWFNVAIKDIPEVTHEAKKILAGQLPGVGHSMCVEISLKTSEGDSMELETWCLEMNEKCDKDIKVSYTVYDRLSVLLKSLLAITRVTPAYKLSRKQGHDYVILYRVYFGDVQMRGLGEGFQTVRIGVVGTPIGTITLSCAYRTNLALMSSRQFERSAPIMGIIVDHFVDPPCGSQRPVNMGQPCNYRAPDDDDEEAFAGVQDSQEVCTTSFSTSPPSQLYASRLSYQPPLLAGTTELCHTAANPNQTLHAGKDDGVVLHPAQPYHGADAHLTVEHMANTPGNSGDDNILSHSVEGRRSASPCDPVESLNAFTRKVGAFVNKPHTRRSATMDLPFAAFAPRGLDSEDNDPMVHPPDSPSQMSPLQASLHSQDSEGSGQQDDFVMVDFRPAFSKDDLLPMDLGTFYREFQNPPQLASLSLHISSQSMADDLVDSLPEKLAIYERNIDEFDAFVDMLQ; encoded by the exons ATGGACAGTGACCTGAATCCCCAGGATAAAAAAGACTTGGATAAGTTTGTTAAGTTCTTTGCCTTAAAG ACTGTTCAGGTGATAGTCCAGGCTCGCCTTGGTGAGAAGATATGTACTCGCTCGTCTTCATCCCCAACTGGCTCTGATTGG tttAATGTAGCAATCAAAGACATCCCAGAAGTGACCCATGAAGCCAAGAAAATTTTGGCTGGACAACTTCCAGGCGTCGGACACTCAATGTGCGTGGAGATCTCCCTCAAGACTTCAGAG GGGGACTCAATGGAGTTAGAGACTTGGTGCCTGGAGATGAATGAAAA GTGTGATAAGGACATAAAAGTGTCGTATACTGTGTACGACCGCCTGTCTGTCCTTCTGAAATCTCTGCTGGCCATCACTAGAGTAACGCCTGCCTACAAATTGTCCAGAAAACAGGGACATGACTATGTGATATTATACAG ggTCTATTTTGGAGACGTTCAGATGAGGGGATTAGGAGAAG gtttccaGACGGTGCGTATTGGTGTTGTGGGTACACCTATTGGCACTATCACACTTTCTTGTGCCTATCGCACCAACCTGGCTTTAATGTCCAGCAG ACAGTTTGAGCGGTCTGCACCCATCATGGGGATCATTGTGGACCACTTTGTGGATCCTCCCTGTGGCAGCCAGCGACCTGTAAACATGGGTCAGCCCTGCAACTACAG AGCAccggatgatgatgatgaagaagcaTTTGCAGGGGTTCAGGATTCACAGGAGGTTTGCACTACTTCCTTCTCCACTTCCCCGCCCTCTCAG CTGTATGCATCTAGGCTATCGTACCAACCTCCTCTTCTAGCAGGAACTACTGAGCTTTGCCACACTGCTGCCAATCCAAACCAG ACACTGCATGCTGGGAAGGACGACGGGGTTGTGTTGCATCCAGCGCAGCCCTATCACGGTGCTGATGCACATCTGACAGTGGAGCACATGGCCAACACGCCTGGTAACAG TGGAGACGACAACATTTTGTCTCACAGCGTGGAGGGCAGGAGGAGTGCTTCTCCCTGCGACCCAGTCGAGTCTCTTAATGCATTCACCAGGAAAGTTGGAGCCTTTGTCAACAAACCCCATACACGA CGATCAGCCACAATGGACCTGCCATTTGCTGCGTTTGCTCCCAGAGGCCTCGATTCTGAGGACAATGATCCGATG gtCCATCCTCCAGATTCTCCTTCCCAAATGTCCCCTCTGCAGGCCAGCCTCCACTCCCAGGACTCAGAGGGCTCGGGGCAGCAGGATGACTTTGTCATGGTCGACTTT CGGCCAGCTTTCTCCAAAGATGACTTGTTGCCGATGGATTTAGGAACGTTCTACAGGGAGTTTCAGAACCCTCCGCAACTGGCCAGCCTCTCGCTTCACATCAGTTCACAGTCCATGGCTGATGATCTCGTA GACTCACTGCCAGAGAAACTGGCCATCTACGAGAGAAACATTGACGAGTTTGACGCCTTTGTGGATATGCTCCAATAG
- the kpnb3 gene encoding importin-5 has protein sequence MAEQQQFYLLLANLMSPDNNVRKQSEETYDTIPGQTKITFLLQAIRDPSAAEEVRQMAAVLLRRLLSSSFEEIYPGLTVDMQTAIKTELLTSIQQETSVNIRKKVCDIAAELSRNLIDDDGNNQWPEVLKFLFDSVNSDNVGLREAALHIFWNFPGIFGNQQQHYMDVIKRMLVQCMQDQANPQIRTLAARAASSFVLSNEGNSALLKHFADLLPGILQAVNESCYQGDDSVLKSLVEIADTAPKYLRPNLEATLQLCLKLCADSNLPNMQRQLALEVIVTLSETAAAMLRKHTAIVAQSVPQMLAMMVDLEEDEDWAMADELEDDDFDSNAVAGESALDRIACGLGGKVILPLIKQHIRQMLQNTDWKYRHAGLMALSAIGEGCHQQMEAILNETVISVLHFCADPHPRVRYAACNAIGQMATDFAPTFQKKFHDKVIPALLQTMNDQSNPRVQAHAAAALINFTEDCPKSLLIPYLDSLVKHLHVIMVAKLQELFQKGTKLVLEQVVTSIASVADTAEEKFVPYYDSFMPSLKHIVEIAVQKELRLLRGKTIECISLIGLAVGKEKFMPDAYAVMQLLLKTQTDFNDLEDDDPQISYMISAWARMCKILGKEFQQYLPVVMGPLLKTASIKPEVALLDTQDMENISEDDGWEFVNLGDQQSFGIKTAGLEEKSTACQMLVCYAKELKEGFVEYTEQVVKLMVPLLKFYFHDGVRVAAAESMPLLLECARVRGPEYLTQMWLFMCDALIKAIGTEPDSDVLSEIMHSFAKCIELMGDGCLNNEHFEELGGILKGKLEEHFKNQELRQAKRQDEDYDDLVEETLQDEDENDVYILTKVSDVLHSVFSSYKEKVLPWFEQLLQLIVQLICPNRPWADRQWGLCIFDDVVEHCSPSSFKYAEYFLRPMLQSLCDSSPEVRQAAAYGVGVMAQYGGENYRPFCTEAIPLLVRVIQAADSRSKENVNATENCISAVGKVMRFRPECANVNEILPHWISWLPLNEDKEEAVHTFDFLCDLIESNNPVVLGPDNSNLPKLFVIIADAVANESVKSEDACSKRLANVVRQVQVSGGLWSQCIATLNETQQKAIQDLLNAA, from the exons ATGGCGGAACAGCAGCAATTCTACCTCTTGCTGGCTAACCTGATGAGCCCTGACAACAATGTCAGGAAACAATCAGAG GAGACCTATGACACCATCCCTGGTCAGACAAAGATCACGTTCCTGCTTCAGGCCATCCGAGATCCATCTGCTGCAGAGGAG GTCAGACAGATGGCAGCAGTCCTTCTGCGGCGGCTGCTGTCATCCTCCTTTGAAGAGATTTACCCAGGCCTCACAGTTGACATGCAGACAGCCATCAAAACCGAACTTCTGACCAGCATCCAACAGGAGACTTCAGTAAACATCCGCAAGAAGGTCTGCGACATCGCAGCAGAGCTCTCACGCAACCTTATCG ATGATGATGGGAACAACCAGTGGCCAGAGGTGCTTAAGTTCCTATTTGACTCTGTCAACTCGGACAACGTTGGCCTGCGAGAGGCTGCCCTGCACATATTCTG GAACTTCCCAGGAATCTTTGGCAACCAGCAGCAGCATTACATGGATGTTATCAAGCGCATGCTTGTTCAGTGCATGCAGGACCAAGCCAACCCTCAG ATCCGCACACTGGCCGCCCGGGCTGCATCTTCTTTTGTCCTGTCCAATGAAGGCAATTCAGCTCTGCTCAAGCATTTCGCCGACTTACTGCCAGGTATCCTGCAG gcagtgaatgagtcctGCTACCAGGGAGACGACTCTGTCCTCAAGTCTTTGGTAGAAATTGCCGACACAGCACCGAAATATCTGCGACCAAACTTGGAGGCCACTCTGCAACTCTGCCTGAAG CTCTGCGCAGATAGCAACTTGCCCAACATGCAGAGACAGTTGGCTTTGGAAGTCATCGTCACCTTATCAGAGACTGCAGCAGCCATGTTGAGGAAACACACCGCCATTGTGGCTCAGAGTG TGCCTCAGATGTTGGCTATGATGGTGGACCTAGAAGAGGATGAGGACTGGGCCATGGCGGACGAGCTGGAAGATGATGATTTTGACAG CAATGCAGTAGCAGGAGAAAGCGCTCTAGACAGAATCGCCTGTGGTCTGGGAGGAAAGGTCATTTTGCCTCTGATCAAGCAGCACATCAGGCAGATGCTGCAGAACA CTGACTGGAAGTACCGCCACGCTGGGCTTATGGCGCTGTCGGCCATTGGCGAAGGCTGCCACCAACAAATGGAGGCCATCCTTAATGAGACGGTCATCTCAGTGCTGCACTTTTGCGCAGACCCG CATCCGAGGGTGCGCTACGCTGCCTGCAACGCCATTGGACAAATGGCTACAGATTTTGCACCGACTTTCCAAAAGAAGTTCCATGATAAG GTGATCCCCGCGCTGCTTCAGACCATGAATGACCAGAGCAACCCCCGAGTGCAGGCACACGCTGCTGCTGCGCTCATCAATTTCACAGAAGACTGCCCCAAATCTCTGCTCATCCCTTATTTGGACAGCTTGGTGAAGCACCTCCATGTCATCATGGTCGCCAAGTTGCAAGAG TTATTCCAGAAGGGCACCAAACTGGTCCTGGAGCAGGTGGTGACTTCCATTGCGTCTGTGGCGGATACTGCAGAGGAGAAGTTTGTGCCATACTACGACTCCTTCATGCCCTCGCTCAAACATATCGTGGAAATTGCCGTGCAAAAGGAGCTGCGGCTGCTTCGGGGCAAGACCATCGAGTGCATCAGCCTCATCGGTCTCGCCGTTGGCAAGGAGAAG tTCATGCCAGATGCATATGCTGTCATGCAGCTGCTTCTCAAAACCCAGACAGACTTCAATGACCTGGAAGATGATGATCCGCAG ATCTCATACATGATCTCAGCCTGGGCCAGGATGTGCAAGATCCTGGGGAAGGAGTTTCAGCAGTACCTCCCAGTGGTGATGGGCCCCTTATTGAAGACCGCCTCCATCAAACCAGAGGTGGCTCTGCTTGACA CCCAGGATATGGAGAATATATCAGAGGACGACGGCTGGGAGTTCGTCAACCTTGGAGACCAGCAGAGTTTTGGCATCAAGACCGCCGGCCTGGAGGAAAAGTCCACTGCTTGCCAGATGCTG GTGTGTTATGCCAAAGAGCTGAAGGAAGGTTTTGTGGAGTACACTGAACAAGTAGTGAAGCTGATGGTTCCTTTACTAAAGTTCTACTTCCATGATG GTGTGCGAGTGGCAGCCGCAGAGTCCATGCCCCTGCTGTTGGAGTGCGCACGGGTTCGGGGGCCGGAGTACCTCACCCAGATGTGGCTGTTTATGTGCGACGCCCTCATCAAGGCGATCGGGACGGAACCGGATTCGGACGTCCTGTCAGAAATCATGCATTCTTTTGCCAAG TGCATCGAGCTGATGGGTGACGGCTGTTTGAACAACGAGCACTTTGAGGAGCTGGGTGGCATTTTGAAAGGCAAACTGGAGGAGCATTTTAAGAACCAGGAGCTGAGGCAGG CTAAGAGACAGGATGAAGACTATGATGACCTGGTGGAGGAAACCTTGCAAGATGAG GATGAGAACGACGTGTACATCCTGACTAAGGTGTCGGACGTCCTGCATTCTGTTTTCAGTAGTTACAAAGAAAAGGTTCTCCCATGGTTTGAACAGCTTCTCCAGCTCATAGTCCAGCTCATA TGTCCAAACAGGCCATGGGCTGACAGACAGTGGGGGCTGTGCATCTTTGACGATGTGGTGGAGCACTGCAGCCCGTCCTCCTTCAAGTATGCAGAGTACTTCCTGCGGCCCATGTTGCAGTCTCTGTGCGACTCAAGTCCCGAAGTTCGACAGGCAGCGGCCTATGGTGTTGGTGTCATGGCGCAATATGGAGGAGAGAACTACCGGCCGTTCTGCACAG AGGCCATCCCCTTACTGGTCAGAGTGATCCAGGCAGCCGATTCCCGCTCAAAGGAGAACGTCAACGCGACAGAAAACTGCATCTCGGCAGTTGGCAAGGTCATGAGATTCCGGCCCGAGTGCGCCAATGTCAATGAAATTCTTCCCCACTGGATCAGCTGGTTACCTCTCAATGAAGATAAAGAGGAGGCAGTCCACACTTTTGACTTCTTATGTGATCTAATTGAAAG TAACAACCCTGTTGTCCTCGGACCAGACAACTCCAACCTGCCCAAACTCTTCGTCATCATTGCCGACGCGGTAGCAAACGAGTCTGTGAAGAGCGAAGACGCTTGCAGTAAACGTCTGGCAAACGTGGTTCGTCAAGTACAG GTGTCGGGAGGATTGTGGTCCCAGTGCATAGCGACGCTAAATGAGACTCAACAGAAAGCCATACAAGATTTACTGAATGCCGCGTGA